The window CAGTACTTCCCTACCACGACCACCCTTTCCGCGGTGGGCACAGCATCCAATACCCTTAGGATTATTTCCCTCCCCTTGACCTTTACCGTGAGCTTGTTGCCCCCAAACCTCTTCCCCTCTCCGGCGGCCAAGATTACTGAGCCTACCCTCATCAAAAATATATTCTTTAGACACTATAAGAGGTTATGAGGTTCCAAGGGGCCGTAGAAGTAAAAGCAAGTAAGGCCCAGATCATGGAAACGCTAAAAAACTTGGAAGCCGTAGCCACGTGTTTCCCTGGAATCAAGGAGGTTAAGAAGGACGGAGAAGAGTACAAGGTAGTTGGTACTGCGGGAATTGGTTTCGTCAAGGGCGAGTACAAGGCTACGGTGAAGTTCACGAAATCCACTGAGGACGGGTTTGACCTTTCGGCAAAGGGGACAGGCATGAACAGCAACGTTGACATCCTAGCCCAAGTAAAGGTCTCTGAGGGCAAGATAGAGTACGACGCGGACGTAAAGGTATCAGGGGTTCTAGCGTCCGTTGGGAGTAGATTAATGGAGCCAGCGGTGAAGAAAATGGTGAACGATCTATTTGACTGCTTAAAGCAGAGGATTGAGGGAAAATGAACGAGGTAGTGGGCACTAGGAAGATCAAGGACAAGGACAAGGTCTTGCAGGCGCTGAGCGATAAGAAGACCCTGCTGGGCTGTACGCCAGGGGTTAAGGAGATCGACGGGGACAAGTTTACTGCTCAAGTTAAGGTTGGGCCGCTAAACGTGGAAGTGGAAGGAATCCTCAAGGAATTCAAGGTTAGCGGGAGCGAAGTTTCTAACTTGATGGAAGTCACGGGTCCCGGTATCGTCGTTGTAATAACCACCTCAGTGAAGGTATACGACGATCACTTAGAGTGGAAGGCATCCTACGACATCACAGGTCCCCTTGCCAGGGCAATTAACAACACCATTGACCGAAAGGCAAAGGAGATCGCTACGGAAATAGTGGAGTGCACGCTTTCCTCAGCCAACGTCAGTGACAACTCCTAGGCCCCTAGTCCTTCCCTCCCTAAAGATAAATATCTGGCCCTTCTCGAGGAACTCCGGCCTGTAGAGGAAGGCTAACTCCACCTCAGCTGTGTCCCCAGACCTTAGAAGCCCCTTTGAGATCTTGGTGAACCGAGCAGCTTGCCTTATCGTATAGAGGTGCACAGTGGC of the Candidatus Aramenus sp. CH1 genome contains:
- a CDS encoding carbon monoxide dehydrogenase translates to MRFQGAVEVKASKAQIMETLKNLEAVATCFPGIKEVKKDGEEYKVVGTAGIGFVKGEYKATVKFTKSTEDGFDLSAKGTGMNSNVDILAQVKVSEGKIEYDADVKVSGVLASVGSRLMEPAVKKMVNDLFDCLKQRIEGK
- a CDS encoding carbon monoxide dehydrogenase, whose protein sequence is MNEVVGTRKIKDKDKVLQALSDKKTLLGCTPGVKEIDGDKFTAQVKVGPLNVEVEGILKEFKVSGSEVSNLMEVTGPGIVVVITTSVKVYDDHLEWKASYDITGPLARAINNTIDRKAKEIATEIVECTLSSANVSDNS